One part of the Epinephelus fuscoguttatus linkage group LG12, E.fuscoguttatus.final_Chr_v1 genome encodes these proteins:
- the lrrc32 gene encoding transforming growth factor beta activator LRRC32 isoform X2 produces the protein MAAFQLLFPLLISCVAASAHPPRHLPPCQVIQMDVFCSDLSLRSAPVNLPHDVQMLDLSRNQVQNLTQETLAYHTGFHHLNLHSNKIHFIQPGLFKDMTDLKVLDLSKNHLNVFALSKINTGPLTAVESLDLSSNGLYTGMSDYFLADSPLLANLSLNSNSITKIAQNTFSGSSSLRKISLHNNVILEIEDGAFDSLDHLTELDLSKNSITCITDFNLCNLKVLNLSKNSMELFQSTTSTHPYKLLTLDLSENKMPYFPLLPRNNVLEYLDVSRNHLQSVNVTGDPEKQTNVYFSRLRYLDMSYNQLKSIPESFFYCMASLEVLNVSNNCISSFSITNEGLLQTVKIINLSYNSLQSLIFGENALQSLEKLFLNGNDLTTLDHQIFQRLPSIRHLQLQQNNLQICSSDQNYQDPPACVSFSSLRNLQFLYLSENNLRTLPANAFANTPLKLLDLSLNPGLDMDKDSLSGLEHSLVHLLLRENNISSLNTDLSSLRSLKHIDLSTNQLTVLPMWNKDSSIESLNLQHNNLVTLEYRTMLALEHSLKTLYMGSNPLSCCSNLDFLHMVQHSGVVVPDIETVTCVHEDYSEPVNIEKVTKEMCHRPGIQNYIIAVVVIVLAVMIALALLVKCCHSRKRKPNRSFSA, from the exons ATGGCTGCCTTCCAGCTGCTCTTCCCGCTGTTGATCAGCTGCGTGGCGGCATCCGCACATCCTCCCCGCCACCTCCCTCCATGCCAAGTT ATCCAGATGGATGTGTTTTGCAGCGATCTGAGCCTCAGAAGCGCTCCAGTCAACCTTCCTCATGACGTCCAAATGCTGGACCTGTCTCGCAACCAGGTGCAGAATCTCACCCAGGAAACTCTAGCGTACCACACCGGATTCCACCACCTGAACTTGCACTCTAACAAGATCCACTTCATCCAGCCGGGGCTCTTCAAAGACATGACAGATCTAAAAGTCCTGGATCTGTCCAAGAATCATCTGAATGTTTTCGCTCTCTCCAAAATCAACACCGGGCCTCTTACAGCTGTTGAGTCACTTGATCTTTCAAGCAATGGCCTGTACACAGGGATGTCGGACTATTTCCTGGCTGACTCTCCGTTGCTGGCAAACCTTTCTCTGAACAGCAACAGCATCACCAAAATAGCACAAAATACCTTCAGCGGATCTTCGTCATTGAGGAAAATCAGCCTCCACAATAACGTCATCCTGGAGATTGAAGATGGAGCCTTTGACTCCTTGGATCATCTGACTGAACTCGACTTGTCCAAGAACTCGATCACGTGCATCACAGACTTCAATCTCTGTAATTTAAAAGTGCTGAATCTCAGCAAGAACAGCATGGAACTTTTCCAAAGCACAACATCAACACATCCTTATAAACTCCTCACTCTTGAtctcagtgaaaacaaaatgccttACTTCCCTCTTCTCCCCAGAAACAACGTGCTTGAATATTTGGACGTTTCAAGAAACCATCTTCAGAGCGTCAACGTCACAGGAGAccctgaaaaacagacaaacgTTTACTTTTCTCGCCTGAGATACCTGGACATGAGTTACAACCAACTGAAAAGCATACCAGAGTCCTTTTTTTACTGCATGGCATCACTCGAGGTCCTGAATGTGAGCAATAACTGTATCAGCTCCTTTTCTATCACTAATGAAGGCCTTCTACAGACAGTGAAGATTATCAACCTCAGCTATAATTCGCTGCAGAGCCTCATATTTGGGGAAAACGCATTGCAATCACTGGAAAAGCTCTTCTTGAATGGAAATGACCTCACCACTCTGGACCATCAAATATTTCAAAGACTTCCGAGCATCAGACATCTGCAGCTCCAGCAGAACAATCTCCAAATCTGTTCCTCGGACCAAAACTACCAGGATCCTCCAGCTTGtgtctccttttcttctttaaGAAACTTGCAGTTCCTGTACCTGTCTGAAAACAACCTGAGGACTCTGCCTGCAAATGCATTTGCCAACACCCCTCTGAAGTTACTGGATCTGTCCTTGAACCCGGGCTTAGACATGGACAAAGACTCCCTCTCTGGTCTGGAGCATTCCCTAGTCCACCTCCTCCTGAGGGAAAACAACATCTCCAGTCTAAACACGGACCTGTCCTCGCTGAGGAGTCTCAAACACATAGACCTGTCAACCAACCAGCTGACAGTTCTCCCAATGTGGAACAAAGACTCCTCCATTGAGTCACTAAACCTGCAGCACAACAACCTGGTCACCCTGGAGTACCGCACCATGCTTGCTCTGGAGCACTCACTAAAAACCCTCTATATGGGCTCTAACCctctcagctgctgcagcaacctCGACTTCCTCCACATGGTCCAGCACTCAGGCGTGGTTGTACCTGACATTGAGACTGTGACCTGCGTTCATGAGGACTATTCAGAACCAGTCAACATTGAGAAGGTGACCAAGGAAATGTGTCATAGACCAGGCATCCAGAACTATATTATAGCTGTTGTAGTGATAGTGTTAGCTGTGATGATCGCGCTGGCGCTGCTGGTTAAATGTTGCCACTCGAGGAAACGGAAACCCAACCGCAGCTTTAGCGCATAA
- the lrrc32 gene encoding transforming growth factor beta activator LRRC32 isoform X1, giving the protein MITMAAFQLLFPLLISCVAASAHPPRHLPPCQVIQMDVFCSDLSLRSAPVNLPHDVQMLDLSRNQVQNLTQETLAYHTGFHHLNLHSNKIHFIQPGLFKDMTDLKVLDLSKNHLNVFALSKINTGPLTAVESLDLSSNGLYTGMSDYFLADSPLLANLSLNSNSITKIAQNTFSGSSSLRKISLHNNVILEIEDGAFDSLDHLTELDLSKNSITCITDFNLCNLKVLNLSKNSMELFQSTTSTHPYKLLTLDLSENKMPYFPLLPRNNVLEYLDVSRNHLQSVNVTGDPEKQTNVYFSRLRYLDMSYNQLKSIPESFFYCMASLEVLNVSNNCISSFSITNEGLLQTVKIINLSYNSLQSLIFGENALQSLEKLFLNGNDLTTLDHQIFQRLPSIRHLQLQQNNLQICSSDQNYQDPPACVSFSSLRNLQFLYLSENNLRTLPANAFANTPLKLLDLSLNPGLDMDKDSLSGLEHSLVHLLLRENNISSLNTDLSSLRSLKHIDLSTNQLTVLPMWNKDSSIESLNLQHNNLVTLEYRTMLALEHSLKTLYMGSNPLSCCSNLDFLHMVQHSGVVVPDIETVTCVHEDYSEPVNIEKVTKEMCHRPGIQNYIIAVVVIVLAVMIALALLVKCCHSRKRKPNRSFSA; this is encoded by the exons ATGAT CACCATGGCTGCCTTCCAGCTGCTCTTCCCGCTGTTGATCAGCTGCGTGGCGGCATCCGCACATCCTCCCCGCCACCTCCCTCCATGCCAAGTT ATCCAGATGGATGTGTTTTGCAGCGATCTGAGCCTCAGAAGCGCTCCAGTCAACCTTCCTCATGACGTCCAAATGCTGGACCTGTCTCGCAACCAGGTGCAGAATCTCACCCAGGAAACTCTAGCGTACCACACCGGATTCCACCACCTGAACTTGCACTCTAACAAGATCCACTTCATCCAGCCGGGGCTCTTCAAAGACATGACAGATCTAAAAGTCCTGGATCTGTCCAAGAATCATCTGAATGTTTTCGCTCTCTCCAAAATCAACACCGGGCCTCTTACAGCTGTTGAGTCACTTGATCTTTCAAGCAATGGCCTGTACACAGGGATGTCGGACTATTTCCTGGCTGACTCTCCGTTGCTGGCAAACCTTTCTCTGAACAGCAACAGCATCACCAAAATAGCACAAAATACCTTCAGCGGATCTTCGTCATTGAGGAAAATCAGCCTCCACAATAACGTCATCCTGGAGATTGAAGATGGAGCCTTTGACTCCTTGGATCATCTGACTGAACTCGACTTGTCCAAGAACTCGATCACGTGCATCACAGACTTCAATCTCTGTAATTTAAAAGTGCTGAATCTCAGCAAGAACAGCATGGAACTTTTCCAAAGCACAACATCAACACATCCTTATAAACTCCTCACTCTTGAtctcagtgaaaacaaaatgccttACTTCCCTCTTCTCCCCAGAAACAACGTGCTTGAATATTTGGACGTTTCAAGAAACCATCTTCAGAGCGTCAACGTCACAGGAGAccctgaaaaacagacaaacgTTTACTTTTCTCGCCTGAGATACCTGGACATGAGTTACAACCAACTGAAAAGCATACCAGAGTCCTTTTTTTACTGCATGGCATCACTCGAGGTCCTGAATGTGAGCAATAACTGTATCAGCTCCTTTTCTATCACTAATGAAGGCCTTCTACAGACAGTGAAGATTATCAACCTCAGCTATAATTCGCTGCAGAGCCTCATATTTGGGGAAAACGCATTGCAATCACTGGAAAAGCTCTTCTTGAATGGAAATGACCTCACCACTCTGGACCATCAAATATTTCAAAGACTTCCGAGCATCAGACATCTGCAGCTCCAGCAGAACAATCTCCAAATCTGTTCCTCGGACCAAAACTACCAGGATCCTCCAGCTTGtgtctccttttcttctttaaGAAACTTGCAGTTCCTGTACCTGTCTGAAAACAACCTGAGGACTCTGCCTGCAAATGCATTTGCCAACACCCCTCTGAAGTTACTGGATCTGTCCTTGAACCCGGGCTTAGACATGGACAAAGACTCCCTCTCTGGTCTGGAGCATTCCCTAGTCCACCTCCTCCTGAGGGAAAACAACATCTCCAGTCTAAACACGGACCTGTCCTCGCTGAGGAGTCTCAAACACATAGACCTGTCAACCAACCAGCTGACAGTTCTCCCAATGTGGAACAAAGACTCCTCCATTGAGTCACTAAACCTGCAGCACAACAACCTGGTCACCCTGGAGTACCGCACCATGCTTGCTCTGGAGCACTCACTAAAAACCCTCTATATGGGCTCTAACCctctcagctgctgcagcaacctCGACTTCCTCCACATGGTCCAGCACTCAGGCGTGGTTGTACCTGACATTGAGACTGTGACCTGCGTTCATGAGGACTATTCAGAACCAGTCAACATTGAGAAGGTGACCAAGGAAATGTGTCATAGACCAGGCATCCAGAACTATATTATAGCTGTTGTAGTGATAGTGTTAGCTGTGATGATCGCGCTGGCGCTGCTGGTTAAATGTTGCCACTCGAGGAAACGGAAACCCAACCGCAGCTTTAGCGCATAA